A single Henriciella sp. AS95 DNA region contains:
- a CDS encoding TonB-dependent receptor, translating into MRALYYLTGVLAAISLANHALAQEQVEEPAAETDDEAVLDRVLVVSDRIGLLEQSSSESVFGMGKSLLETPRSATLVSDLTLERYGIEEVDDLIAIAPGTFTSSYYGVKGAVNARGTLAETYFNGFKRVENRGTYPTLLGAASQVDIVRGPPTPVFGPGKVGGAINIIPKTARATGRQFIEDVTGEAEVTVGSYGKFNANGQIGVPVTDRGGLYAYVEVEDSDSFYRGVSAEHVMLQLSGEFDVTDTLSVTMSGQYFDSDGYVQSPGWNRVTQELIDNQTYITGRNTVIVDTDGNGRITPDEAGGSFVVGYFGFTPPVDPRFQLTEGVGTAKLDPRTIFISDADFSETTTNTLYFEAEQAIGDNSLSFEVFYDDLENQRFVSYGFPADYDAWAAEARLSYDFDIGSEDSFFRATNKVGIGHRQQDAVKKESFNAGYISLDRRDIIFGATPNDIIDDPFSNEPNTTGVGWDIVVDSSWKDTGVFALSDMAFGDYVNLLLGARFDSYEVSTIDTGALCYCPSNTQFDDDDTAFSYNASLSFNTPVGLFPYVTYAESAALEIGQAGDIAPALVQSDQWISDSELLEAGVKFELLEGTLVGSLAGYEQERTRVGINNSVVGTTSEGVELEVRWLATDNVSFTFAGNTQKTTTKGPDGSFAYIPVWATGLDPVDGYGAAYAVYNLADSGLGPTGDYEYRLVPQTVFSVFGSYVSDEKDWGQFGLTAGLTSVSETAGKLTEAIILPAYETVNLSAFYTVNGYELALNVDNVFDELYFQPVTDTYSDMAVLPGRGTEYRVSLKKRF; encoded by the coding sequence ATGCGCGCATTGTATTATCTGACAGGCGTTCTGGCAGCGATATCATTGGCCAATCATGCTTTGGCACAGGAGCAGGTCGAAGAACCGGCAGCAGAAACTGATGATGAGGCGGTACTGGACCGCGTCCTGGTTGTCAGTGACCGGATAGGTCTGCTTGAGCAATCCTCCAGCGAGAGCGTATTCGGCATGGGCAAGTCCCTGCTGGAGACGCCGCGCTCCGCAACACTTGTCAGTGATCTGACGCTGGAGCGTTACGGCATCGAAGAGGTGGACGATCTCATTGCGATTGCACCGGGGACGTTCACCAGCAGCTATTACGGCGTCAAAGGCGCCGTCAATGCGCGCGGCACGCTCGCCGAAACATACTTCAACGGCTTCAAGCGCGTTGAGAACCGCGGGACCTACCCGACATTGCTCGGCGCGGCCTCCCAGGTTGATATCGTCCGCGGTCCGCCCACGCCCGTCTTTGGGCCAGGCAAGGTCGGCGGCGCGATTAACATCATCCCGAAGACCGCTCGCGCCACGGGCCGGCAATTCATCGAAGATGTAACGGGCGAGGCTGAGGTAACGGTCGGCTCTTACGGCAAGTTCAATGCAAACGGCCAGATCGGCGTTCCGGTCACGGATCGCGGTGGTCTCTATGCCTATGTTGAGGTCGAGGACTCAGACTCCTTCTATCGCGGCGTGTCGGCAGAGCATGTCATGCTGCAGCTATCGGGTGAATTCGACGTCACCGATACGCTGAGCGTCACGATGAGCGGTCAGTATTTCGACTCCGATGGCTACGTTCAGTCACCAGGTTGGAACCGGGTCACCCAGGAACTCATCGACAACCAGACCTACATCACCGGGCGCAACACGGTCATCGTTGATACCGACGGTAACGGCCGCATCACGCCGGATGAGGCCGGCGGCAGCTTTGTCGTGGGCTATTTCGGCTTCACGCCGCCTGTCGATCCGCGTTTCCAGCTGACGGAAGGCGTCGGAACCGCGAAGCTGGATCCACGCACCATCTTTATCTCAGATGCGGACTTCTCGGAGACCACCACCAACACGCTGTACTTCGAAGCCGAACAAGCCATCGGCGACAATAGCCTCAGCTTCGAAGTCTTCTACGATGACCTCGAGAACCAGCGTTTCGTCAGCTATGGCTTCCCGGCAGACTATGATGCCTGGGCCGCCGAAGCGCGCCTGTCCTACGATTTCGACATTGGCTCTGAGGACAGCTTCTTCCGCGCCACGAACAAGGTCGGCATCGGCCATCGCCAACAGGATGCCGTCAAGAAGGAATCGTTCAATGCGGGCTATATCTCGCTGGACCGCCGCGACATCATTTTCGGCGCAACGCCCAACGATATCATCGATGATCCTTTCTCCAACGAGCCAAATACGACGGGCGTGGGCTGGGATATCGTTGTCGATTCCAGCTGGAAAGACACCGGCGTCTTCGCCCTGTCGGACATGGCTTTCGGCGACTATGTGAACCTGCTTCTCGGGGCACGGTTTGATTCCTACGAGGTCAGCACAATCGATACCGGAGCCCTGTGTTACTGCCCCTCGAACACTCAGTTTGATGACGACGACACGGCCTTCAGCTACAATGCCAGCCTTAGCTTCAACACACCGGTCGGTCTGTTCCCATACGTGACGTATGCCGAATCCGCTGCGCTTGAGATTGGCCAGGCGGGCGATATCGCGCCGGCGCTGGTGCAGAGCGACCAGTGGATCTCCGACTCAGAGCTGCTCGAAGCCGGGGTCAAGTTTGAACTCCTTGAGGGTACGCTGGTCGGCAGCCTTGCAGGCTACGAGCAGGAACGCACGCGCGTCGGCATCAATAACAGCGTCGTCGGCACCACCTCGGAAGGCGTCGAACTTGAAGTGCGCTGGCTGGCGACGGACAACGTGTCCTTCACCTTTGCAGGCAACACCCAGAAGACCACCACGAAGGGACCGGATGGCAGTTTTGCTTATATCCCGGTCTGGGCAACCGGTCTTGATCCGGTCGACGGATACGGCGCCGCCTATGCGGTCTACAATCTCGCCGACTCCGGCCTCGGCCCAACGGGAGATTATGAGTACCGCCTCGTCCCGCAAACAGTGTTCTCTGTCTTCGGCTCATACGTTTCGGATGAGAAAGACTGGGGCCAGTTTGGCCTCACGGCCGGCCTCACCAGCGTTTCGGAGACGGCTGGCAAGCTGACCGAAGCGATCATTCTGCCAGCCTACGAGACCGTGAACCTCTCCGCCTTCTACACGGTGAATGGCTACGAGCTGGCGCTGAACGTCGATAACGTCTTCGACGAGCTCTATTTCCAGCCCGTAACGGACACCTATTCCGACATGGCAGTCCTTCCCGGGCGAGGAACGGAATACAGGGTTTCCTTGAAGAAGCGCTTCTAG
- a CDS encoding GntR family transcriptional regulator has translation MSIQDKIRPRPETTPFQPQGFSDIRHTEDWAPELQKSKAYEQVLLDIILGILPPNARLDEMGLAKQYNLGVAGVRDALGRLSLEGLVLRRPRSGTIVTSIDVQEVQQAYDVRCLLEPHAAFLASQYATSSEVEEIIHAFDGAEEAATTRDFRAIIAMDQRFHQAVAIASHNLSLARIIINLHNKAARYWYYSMTTRPDEDRLEDIANHRAAAIAISEGDGETAKLAMRKVMGEKFAAQ, from the coding sequence ATGAGCATTCAAGACAAGATCAGGCCTCGCCCGGAGACGACGCCGTTTCAGCCTCAGGGTTTCAGCGACATCCGCCACACAGAAGATTGGGCCCCTGAACTTCAGAAATCCAAGGCGTACGAACAGGTTCTGCTCGACATCATTCTCGGCATTTTGCCGCCCAATGCCCGTCTGGATGAAATGGGCCTAGCCAAACAATACAATCTCGGCGTCGCAGGCGTACGCGATGCATTGGGACGCCTCTCGCTGGAGGGTCTGGTTCTGCGCCGCCCCCGCTCCGGCACAATCGTGACGTCGATAGACGTTCAGGAGGTACAGCAAGCATACGATGTCAGATGCCTGCTCGAACCGCATGCGGCATTTCTGGCGTCTCAATACGCCACCAGCTCGGAGGTCGAGGAAATCATCCATGCATTCGATGGCGCTGAAGAAGCGGCCACCACTCGGGATTTTCGGGCAATCATCGCCATGGATCAGCGGTTTCACCAAGCCGTTGCAATCGCCAGCCACAATCTGAGCCTGGCCCGCATCATCATCAACCTGCACAACAAGGCCGCGCGTTATTGGTATTATTCGATGACGACCCGCCCTGACGAAGACAGGCTGGAAGACATTGCCAACCACCGGGCAGCGGCAATTGCCATATCAGAAGGCGACGGCGAGACAGCGAAGCTGGCAATGCGAAAAGTGATGGGTGAGAAGTTCGCCGCGCAGTAG
- a CDS encoding alkaline phosphatase D family protein — protein MIAGLGGGYVLLGSCTSTSRPADIDAEFLHGVASGDPTPTAIVIWTRVSSPGVEAITVEFEVALDAAFQDIIRSGKTLTSAARDFTVKVDVTSLSPGTRYFYRFRAGSIRSATGRTRTLPKASARKVRLAVASCANYGSGFYNAYRAIAEQDDLDAIVHLGDYIYEYGIDGYDGETGRALGRLVDPPHETITLDDYRKRFACYRKDTDLQAAHAAAPFISVWDDHETANNSWMGGAGNHDADAEGSWERRRDAALQVYFEWMPMRDPRPGEAFRSLARTYEFGKVVSLHLIESRLTGRDQPLSLSAIAASAEAPNAVLSDPGRTMLGLRQEKWLEHEFSASVSNGIAWQLLGNQTVMSPMLTPDYLQILPDDILDPILAADGYAANWVRRSALGLPVNLDSWDGYPAARARLLSSAIKANANLVVLSGDSHMFWANDLFREPDNMFAGVEFATGSITSPGGYQSLSPDERIFGIAASATVEKNEGVRAANVRDKGFVLLEVTEGSVEARYVRVNTIAARDFQAETFLIARTERDIEGRLSTLTIAQDSQSR, from the coding sequence GTGATCGCCGGTCTGGGTGGCGGCTATGTCCTTTTGGGAAGCTGTACATCGACAAGCCGGCCAGCGGATATCGATGCCGAGTTTTTGCACGGCGTTGCGAGCGGCGATCCTACTCCAACTGCCATTGTCATCTGGACGAGAGTCTCCAGCCCAGGCGTCGAAGCTATCACCGTCGAATTCGAAGTTGCGTTAGACGCGGCCTTCCAGGACATCATACGCTCCGGCAAGACCCTTACGAGCGCGGCGCGCGACTTCACGGTCAAGGTCGACGTGACCTCCCTCTCTCCCGGTACGCGCTATTTTTACCGGTTCAGGGCGGGCAGCATACGGTCAGCCACTGGCAGGACACGAACGCTTCCCAAAGCGTCGGCTCGCAAGGTCCGGCTGGCCGTTGCATCCTGTGCCAATTACGGTTCGGGTTTTTACAATGCCTATCGCGCGATCGCAGAACAAGATGACCTCGATGCGATCGTTCATCTTGGCGACTACATCTATGAGTATGGCATAGATGGCTATGACGGCGAGACTGGAAGGGCACTCGGCAGACTCGTCGACCCGCCGCACGAAACGATTACGCTGGACGACTATCGCAAGCGCTTCGCCTGTTATCGCAAGGACACCGACCTGCAGGCTGCACATGCCGCTGCGCCGTTCATTTCTGTCTGGGATGATCACGAGACTGCCAATAATAGCTGGATGGGGGGTGCGGGTAATCATGATGCTGACGCCGAAGGCTCCTGGGAACGCCGGCGCGACGCTGCGTTGCAGGTTTATTTCGAGTGGATGCCGATGCGCGACCCGCGTCCCGGCGAGGCGTTCCGGTCACTGGCCAGAACCTATGAATTCGGAAAAGTTGTATCGCTTCACCTGATCGAGTCGAGGTTGACGGGCCGGGATCAGCCTCTCAGCCTTTCGGCAATTGCAGCCTCGGCCGAAGCACCGAACGCTGTCCTGTCCGATCCGGGGAGAACAATGCTTGGCCTTCGCCAGGAGAAGTGGCTGGAACATGAATTTTCTGCATCCGTCTCGAACGGAATCGCCTGGCAGCTTCTCGGCAACCAGACCGTGATGTCCCCCATGCTGACGCCGGATTATCTGCAGATCCTTCCGGACGATATTCTGGACCCGATCCTCGCAGCAGATGGGTATGCAGCAAACTGGGTCCGGCGCTCGGCACTGGGACTTCCTGTCAATCTCGACTCCTGGGACGGCTATCCGGCTGCACGGGCACGGCTTCTCTCATCGGCAATAAAGGCCAACGCCAATCTTGTCGTTTTGTCAGGTGACAGTCACATGTTCTGGGCAAATGATCTCTTTCGCGAACCGGACAACATGTTCGCGGGTGTCGAATTCGCGACTGGCAGCATCACGTCTCCTGGCGGCTATCAAAGCCTTTCACCGGATGAGAGGATCTTTGGGATCGCAGCCTCCGCCACTGTCGAAAAGAATGAAGGCGTGCGGGCAGCAAATGTCCGCGACAAGGGCTTTGTCTTGCTGGAGGTGACCGAAGGATCAGTCGAGGCGAGATATGTTCGCGTCAACACGATCGCCGCCAGGGATTTCCAGGCAGAAACCTTCCTGATCGCCAGAACCGAACGGGATATAGAAGGCCGCCTCAGCACGCTTACCATTGCGCAGGACTCTCAAAGCCGCTGA
- a CDS encoding serine hydrolase domain-containing protein: MKSLILSMIMLPLGPALSLPCVAESPDWIDESVQSFAEEVGTPGLSLTIMEQGEIVWDGAQGYADLEQMTPMTPQSLMRIGSISKTITAVTTVKIASAGLVDLDATVSDYLPGFTGPARLVTLRQLASHTGCVRGYDSPEEEISLTHYASMKAALARFSDDDLICAPGDAFNYSSYGYTLLAAVLAEASGLSFGELINAQVLDPLGLDSVALDDAVRVIPGRAAFYVESEGGELENAPFNDYSYKYAGAGMLASTRDLARFGANLVGQGFLTPEDEKAIVSPARLNSGAFTDYGLGLYVSLPDFLEARRAYLPEALYEELMDQVAGRPLYWHTGTSEGAVSVLMIEPDSQRVLALSINKGGLEKEVLIFAIGLMDELRAS; the protein is encoded by the coding sequence GTGAAAAGCTTAATTCTCTCAATGATCATGCTTCCGCTCGGCCCGGCTTTGTCGCTGCCGTGCGTGGCAGAAAGCCCTGACTGGATCGATGAGTCCGTCCAGTCCTTCGCAGAGGAAGTTGGAACGCCGGGACTTTCTCTCACAATCATGGAGCAGGGAGAGATAGTTTGGGACGGTGCGCAGGGATATGCGGACCTTGAACAGATGACGCCGATGACGCCACAGAGCCTCATGCGGATCGGGTCCATCTCTAAAACAATAACGGCCGTGACGACGGTAAAAATCGCTTCGGCTGGTCTCGTCGATTTGGATGCGACAGTCAGCGACTATCTGCCTGGATTTACGGGTCCGGCCCGCTTGGTTACGCTTCGGCAACTGGCATCCCATACCGGATGTGTGCGAGGCTATGACTCGCCCGAAGAAGAGATTTCCCTAACGCATTATGCCAGCATGAAGGCGGCATTGGCTCGCTTCTCCGATGATGATCTGATTTGCGCGCCGGGCGATGCCTTCAACTACTCAAGCTACGGGTACACCTTGCTGGCTGCTGTGCTTGCCGAGGCGTCCGGTCTGTCCTTTGGTGAGCTGATAAACGCGCAAGTCCTCGATCCGCTGGGCCTGGACAGCGTTGCGCTTGATGATGCTGTGCGCGTCATTCCGGGCCGAGCCGCTTTTTATGTGGAGTCGGAGGGCGGCGAACTCGAGAATGCACCATTCAATGATTATAGCTACAAGTATGCCGGTGCCGGGATGCTGGCGTCGACCCGCGATCTTGCCAGGTTTGGGGCGAATTTGGTTGGGCAGGGGTTTCTGACGCCGGAAGATGAAAAGGCGATTGTCTCTCCGGCCAGGCTCAATAGCGGGGCGTTCACCGACTATGGCCTCGGCCTGTATGTCAGCCTGCCGGATTTCCTTGAGGCGAGGAGAGCTTACCTTCCTGAGGCGCTGTATGAGGAGTTGATGGATCAGGTGGCTGGCCGACCGCTCTACTGGCACACCGGAACCAGCGAGGGGGCAGTGTCGGTGCTCATGATTGAACCGGACTCCCAGCGCGTACTCGCGCTCTCCATAAACAAGGGCGGTCTGGAGAAAGAGGTCTTGATCTTTGCGATTGGTCTGATGGACGAGCTCAGGGCATCCTGA